The Actinocatenispora sera genome has a window encoding:
- a CDS encoding MFS transporter, with the protein MTATTLDTANLSRFRRKLTLLSSIGMFLDGFDLTVIAVALPVLKKSWTFTPLTAGITSCSAIVGMFVGALVFGRIADRLGRKKMYLIDLIGFVVFAAVTAISQNVWELIAFRFLLGLCIGADYPISSSLTAEFGSIRDRGRLVVALSLMWNVGALAAYLVGVALLPVGASAWRWMLLVGAALALITLVFRTSIPESPRWLMAHGRIDQARRVVADLVNRESAAPAIRPSQVVLPSLTQRPAGEPARTDTGQWRRLFSRGLIGATFFVCMFWFAHDVAYYGIQMYSPTILTSLGGSTQLAAYIGSAIIALLGVVGAAIAVMFVDSWGRRPVLITAFAGETAVLVILALAHAPALALIVVLFAIAILFSNMGPGTLDMVYCTELFPTELRAAGTGLGTAVSRVGAILGVLVFPDLVDAWGVGGALWLFVAAGVLGLIVTVVMAPETKNRSLEQTTGIRRRFGGRTADLATTGTKEQQ; encoded by the coding sequence ATGACCGCCACCACGCTGGACACCGCGAACCTGTCCCGGTTCCGCCGCAAGCTGACGCTGCTCTCCTCGATCGGCATGTTCCTCGACGGCTTCGACCTCACCGTCATCGCCGTCGCGCTGCCGGTACTCAAGAAGTCCTGGACCTTCACCCCGCTGACCGCCGGGATCACCAGCTGCTCGGCGATCGTCGGGATGTTCGTCGGCGCGCTGGTGTTCGGCCGCATCGCCGACCGCCTGGGCCGCAAGAAGATGTACCTGATCGACCTGATCGGGTTCGTCGTCTTCGCCGCCGTCACCGCGATCTCGCAGAACGTCTGGGAGCTGATCGCGTTCCGGTTCCTGCTCGGCCTGTGCATCGGTGCCGACTACCCGATCTCGTCGTCGCTGACCGCCGAGTTCGGCTCGATCCGCGACCGCGGCCGGCTGGTGGTGGCGCTGAGCCTGATGTGGAACGTCGGCGCGCTCGCCGCGTACCTGGTCGGGGTCGCCCTGCTGCCGGTCGGGGCCAGCGCGTGGCGCTGGATGCTGCTGGTCGGCGCCGCGCTCGCGCTGATCACCCTGGTCTTCCGGACTTCCATCCCGGAGTCGCCCCGGTGGCTGATGGCGCACGGTCGCATCGACCAGGCGAGACGGGTGGTCGCCGACCTGGTCAACCGCGAGTCCGCGGCACCGGCCATCCGACCGAGCCAGGTCGTCCTGCCGTCGCTGACGCAGCGGCCGGCCGGCGAGCCGGCGCGAACCGATACCGGCCAGTGGCGGCGACTGTTCTCCCGCGGCCTGATCGGCGCGACGTTCTTCGTCTGCATGTTCTGGTTCGCCCACGACGTGGCCTACTACGGCATCCAGATGTACAGCCCGACGATCCTCACCTCGCTCGGCGGATCGACCCAGCTCGCCGCCTACATCGGGTCCGCGATCATCGCCCTGCTCGGGGTGGTGGGCGCCGCGATCGCGGTGATGTTCGTCGACTCGTGGGGCCGGCGGCCGGTGCTGATCACCGCGTTCGCCGGCGAGACCGCGGTACTGGTGATCCTCGCGCTCGCGCATGCACCGGCGCTGGCGCTGATCGTGGTGCTGTTCGCGATCGCGATCCTGTTCTCCAACATGGGTCCGGGCACCCTGGACATGGTCTACTGCACCGAGCTGTTCCCGACCGAGCTGCGCGCCGCCGGCACCGGCCTGGGTACGGCGGTGAGCCGGGTCGGCGCGATCCTCGGCGTCCTGGTCTTCCCCGACCTGGTCGACGCCTGGGGCGTGGGCGGCGCGCTGTGGCTGTTCGTCGCCGCCGGCGTGCTCGGCCTGATCGTCACCGTCGTGATGGCGCCGGAGACCAAGAACCGCAGCCTGGAACAGACCACCGGTATCCGCCGCCGGTTCGGCGGCCGCACCGCCGATCTCGCCACCACCGGCACGAAGGAGCAGCAGTGA
- the rfbB gene encoding dTDP-glucose 4,6-dehydratase — protein sequence MRVLVTGGAGFIGSAYVRAALAGEYGPAGPTAVTVLDLLTYAGRRDNLPAHHDRLRFVQGDVRDVATLAEVVPGHDAVLHFAAESHVDRSVSDADDFVSTNVLGTQRLLDACRRAGVRTVLCVSTDEVYGSIDVGAWSEEAPLAPNSPYAAAKAGADLLARAYHRTHGLDVRITRGCNTYGPHQNVEKLIPRFVTNLLSGEPAPLYGDGRNRREWLHVADHCAAIQLVLTAGAPGGVYNIGSGVELTNAELATRLVRLCAADPGLIRHVTDRKGHDLRYALDSTRIATLGFRPRTEFAAGLAATVDWYRTHRGWW from the coding sequence ATGAGGGTGTTGGTGACCGGCGGCGCCGGGTTCATCGGCTCCGCCTACGTGCGGGCGGCGCTCGCCGGTGAGTACGGGCCGGCCGGCCCCACCGCGGTCACCGTGCTGGACCTGCTCACCTACGCCGGTCGCCGGGACAACCTGCCGGCGCACCACGACCGGCTGCGGTTCGTGCAGGGCGACGTCCGGGACGTCGCCACGCTGGCCGAGGTGGTGCCGGGCCACGACGCGGTCCTGCACTTCGCCGCAGAGTCGCATGTGGACAGATCGGTGTCGGACGCCGACGACTTCGTGTCCACCAACGTGCTCGGCACCCAGCGGCTGCTCGACGCCTGCCGCCGCGCCGGGGTGCGCACCGTGCTGTGCGTGTCCACCGACGAGGTGTACGGGTCGATCGACGTCGGCGCCTGGTCGGAGGAGGCGCCGCTCGCCCCCAACTCGCCGTACGCGGCGGCCAAGGCGGGCGCCGATCTGCTCGCCCGCGCGTACCACCGCACGCACGGCCTCGACGTGCGGATCACCCGCGGCTGCAACACCTACGGCCCGCACCAGAACGTCGAGAAGCTCATCCCGCGCTTCGTCACCAACCTGCTGTCCGGCGAGCCGGCCCCGCTGTACGGGGACGGCCGTAACCGGCGGGAGTGGCTGCACGTCGCCGACCACTGCGCGGCGATCCAGCTGGTGCTCACCGCCGGCGCGCCGGGTGGCGTCTACAACATCGGCAGCGGGGTGGAGTTGACCAACGCCGAGCTGGCCACGCGGCTGGTCCGGCTCTGCGCGGCCGATCCCGGGCTGATCCGGCACGTCACCGACCGCAAGGGGCACGACCTGCGCTACGCGCTGGACTCCACCCGGATCGCGACGCTGGGTTTCCGGCCCCGAACGGAGTTCGCCGCCGGCCTCGCCGCCACCGTCGACTGGTACCGCACCCACCGCGGCTGGTGGTGA
- a CDS encoding Fur family transcriptional regulator codes for MLRGVALRVTRPRMAVLAAVYEHPHADTDSIIGVVRAGLGGVSHQAVYDVLRALTTAGLIRRIEPPGSVARYEARVGDNHHHVVCRSCGIIADVDCAIGPAPCLTPSDDHGFVIDEAEVVYRGLCPDCVTASSR; via the coding sequence ATGCTGCGCGGCGTCGCACTGCGCGTGACGCGGCCGCGGATGGCGGTGCTCGCCGCGGTGTACGAGCACCCGCACGCCGACACGGACTCGATCATCGGTGTCGTACGGGCGGGCCTCGGCGGCGTGTCCCACCAGGCGGTGTACGACGTGCTGCGGGCGCTGACCACGGCCGGGCTGATCCGACGCATCGAGCCACCGGGCTCGGTCGCCCGCTACGAGGCGCGCGTCGGCGACAACCACCACCACGTCGTCTGCCGCTCCTGCGGCATCATCGCCGACGTGGACTGCGCCATCGGCCCCGCACCCTGTCTGACCCCGTCGGACGATCACGGCTTCGTCATCGACGAGGCCGAGGTGGTCTACCGGGGGCTGTGCCCCGATTGTGTTACCGCATCGTCCAGGTAG
- a CDS encoding glycoside hydrolase family 3 protein → MGELNRLAHGVLFPGVGRARLPRWAAERVERGVGGFVVYGKDVESAEQLRALTDAAHGLREHVVLAADEEGGDVSRLEYAGGTSMPGNLALGRIDEPAVTESAAYEIGLSLRDAGIDWNLAPSVDVAVNPASPLGTRCFGADRGRVATHAAAWVRGLQAAGASACAKHFPGHGADTADAHFGATTVDVPADELVASYLDPFRSAIDAGVDSVMVSHDRLPAVDPDLPAAISAPVITGLLRGELGYDGVVFTDALEMGGIAKVADLPTAAVLAIAAGADALCLGSFAYGEDVDVAAAALQAAVRDGRLTEERLRQANDRIARLGTRPRGTAERDSVLGVRLAERARTVRGDARLRGPHVLSVRLTASVSPAVGRPDWGVEGLLAAAGRDVTAVVVDGDTYRGASMVRAEIGQFRSEYGADAPIVIQVRGAHRYEWTRPILADLRDRCPDAVVVDMGLPADSFEAFRGRVQTFGASRACARAAATALLDPA, encoded by the coding sequence GTGGGGGAACTGAACCGGCTGGCGCACGGGGTGTTGTTTCCCGGTGTGGGACGGGCGCGGCTGCCACGGTGGGCGGCCGAGCGGGTGGAGCGCGGCGTCGGCGGCTTCGTCGTGTACGGCAAGGACGTCGAGTCGGCCGAGCAGTTGCGGGCGCTGACCGACGCGGCGCACGGGCTGCGCGAGCACGTCGTGCTCGCCGCCGACGAGGAGGGCGGCGACGTCAGCCGGCTGGAGTACGCGGGCGGCACCTCGATGCCGGGCAACCTGGCGCTGGGCCGGATCGACGAGCCGGCGGTGACCGAATCGGCGGCGTACGAGATCGGGCTGTCGCTGCGCGACGCGGGCATCGACTGGAACCTGGCGCCGTCCGTGGACGTGGCGGTCAACCCGGCGAGCCCGCTGGGTACCCGCTGCTTCGGCGCCGACCGCGGCCGGGTCGCCACGCACGCCGCCGCGTGGGTACGCGGGCTGCAGGCCGCCGGGGCATCCGCCTGCGCGAAGCACTTTCCGGGGCACGGCGCCGACACCGCCGACGCGCACTTCGGCGCCACGACCGTCGACGTGCCGGCCGATGAGCTGGTGGCGAGCTACCTCGACCCGTTCCGGTCCGCGATCGACGCCGGGGTCGACTCGGTCATGGTGTCGCACGACCGGCTGCCCGCGGTGGATCCGGACCTGCCGGCGGCGATCAGCGCACCGGTGATCACCGGCCTGCTGCGCGGCGAGCTCGGCTACGACGGGGTGGTGTTCACCGACGCGCTGGAGATGGGCGGGATCGCGAAGGTCGCGGACCTGCCGACCGCTGCGGTACTGGCGATCGCGGCCGGCGCCGACGCGCTGTGCCTGGGCTCCTTCGCGTACGGCGAGGACGTCGACGTGGCCGCGGCGGCGCTGCAGGCCGCGGTACGCGACGGGCGGCTCACCGAGGAACGGCTGCGACAGGCCAACGACCGCATCGCCCGGCTGGGCACCCGGCCGCGCGGCACCGCCGAGCGTGACAGCGTCCTCGGCGTGCGGCTCGCCGAGCGGGCCCGGACTGTACGCGGCGACGCGCGGCTCCGCGGCCCGCACGTGCTGTCGGTACGGCTGACCGCGTCGGTGTCGCCCGCGGTGGGGCGGCCCGACTGGGGCGTGGAGGGCCTGCTGGCCGCCGCCGGGCGGGACGTGACCGCCGTCGTCGTGGACGGCGACACCTACCGCGGCGCGAGCATGGTCCGTGCCGAGATCGGCCAGTTCCGCAGCGAGTACGGTGCCGACGCACCGATCGTGATCCAGGTACGGGGCGCGCACCGGTACGAGTGGACCCGCCCGATCCTCGCCGACCTGCGCGACCGCTGCCCGGACGCGGTGGTGGTCGACATGGGGCTCCCGGCCGACTCGTTCGAGGCGTTCCGCGGCCGCGTGCAGACCTTCGGCGCCTCCCGCGCCTGCGCCCGGGCCGCCGCGACGGCGCTGCTCGACCCGGCCTGA
- a CDS encoding HAD family hydrolase yields MTLVLWDVDQTLLDAGAVDRELWFALCGELLGVPPRPATVVPGRTIRQILRAILREYGADEATADRLLPAALRQEATRLAAVADRLPDRGRLLPGVPAVLDELAATPGVVQSVLTGNQRATTELKLAAFGLAPPLDLAVGAFGSDREHRPELVPVARARAEAVYGPGAATPTVLVGDSRLDVQTARDNGVRIVAVATGFTPAAELAAAGADVVLTDLADLEAALAAILSRPAA; encoded by the coding sequence ATGACACTGGTGCTCTGGGACGTCGACCAGACCCTGCTCGATGCCGGCGCGGTCGACCGGGAACTGTGGTTCGCGCTGTGCGGCGAGCTGCTCGGCGTGCCGCCGCGGCCGGCCACGGTGGTACCGGGTCGCACGATCCGGCAGATCCTGCGCGCCATCCTGCGCGAGTACGGTGCGGACGAGGCGACCGCCGACCGGCTGCTGCCGGCGGCGTTGCGGCAGGAGGCGACCCGGCTCGCCGCGGTCGCCGACCGGCTGCCCGACCGGGGCCGGCTGCTGCCCGGCGTACCGGCCGTGCTCGACGAGCTCGCGGCCACCCCCGGCGTCGTGCAGTCGGTACTGACCGGCAACCAGCGCGCCACCACCGAACTCAAGCTGGCCGCGTTCGGTCTGGCGCCGCCGCTGGATCTCGCCGTCGGTGCGTTCGGGTCGGACCGCGAGCACCGGCCGGAACTCGTGCCGGTCGCCCGCGCCCGGGCCGAAGCGGTGTACGGGCCGGGCGCGGCGACGCCGACGGTGCTGGTCGGCGACTCCCGGCTGGACGTGCAGACCGCGCGGGACAACGGGGTCCGGATCGTCGCGGTCGCCACCGGGTTCACCCCGGCGGCCGAGCTCGCCGCCGCCGGCGCCGACGTGGTCCTGACCGACCTCGCCGACCTCGAGGCGGCGCTGGCCGCGATCCTGTCCCGCCCGGCCGCCTGA
- a CDS encoding ROK family protein: MTEARQAGATAPRESREAGLPHGDNARTAGAGGDARLLGIDIGGTKIALAVSTVDGAVLGTDVVPTGAADGAEAILARLAAAGHALLSRAGGPATAVGAVGPGIIRPDGVALSPNISGWHQVRLAEELADRFGTPRVAVDNDVKAAGLAELRHGALRGADPGVFVSLGTGVAAAIAIGGRVLAGAHGAAGEFGYDLRTPDEPRAAADGYSPLERAVGGRGIAERALAVLGEPVTAARLFARTDPPARRLAGEVLAELAMHVVNLCIAVDPQRVAVGGGLTGIGTPLFTALRARLDAAVPFPPELVPARFRTDGALHGALALATDAYRS; this comes from the coding sequence ATGACCGAGGCACGGCAGGCCGGAGCCACCGCGCCGCGCGAAAGCCGCGAGGCCGGGCTGCCGCACGGCGACAACGCCCGGACGGCCGGTGCTGGCGGCGACGCCCGCTTGCTCGGCATCGACATCGGCGGTACCAAGATCGCGCTGGCGGTGTCCACCGTGGACGGTGCCGTGCTCGGCACCGACGTGGTACCGACCGGCGCGGCGGACGGCGCCGAGGCGATCCTGGCCCGGCTCGCCGCCGCCGGGCACGCACTGCTGTCCCGCGCCGGCGGGCCGGCCACCGCCGTCGGCGCGGTCGGCCCCGGAATCATCCGCCCGGACGGCGTTGCCCTGTCTCCCAACATCTCCGGCTGGCACCAGGTACGGCTGGCCGAGGAACTCGCGGACCGCTTCGGCACCCCGCGGGTCGCGGTCGACAACGACGTCAAGGCGGCCGGACTCGCCGAGCTGCGCCACGGCGCGCTGCGCGGCGCCGACCCCGGAGTCTTCGTCAGCCTCGGTACCGGCGTCGCGGCGGCGATCGCGATCGGCGGCCGCGTGCTCGCCGGGGCGCACGGCGCGGCCGGCGAGTTCGGCTACGACCTGCGCACCCCGGACGAGCCGCGCGCCGCCGCCGACGGGTACAGCCCGCTGGAACGTGCGGTCGGCGGCCGCGGCATCGCCGAACGCGCGCTCGCGGTACTGGGTGAGCCGGTCACCGCCGCGCGGCTGTTCGCGCGCACCGACCCGCCGGCCCGCCGACTCGCCGGCGAGGTACTGGCGGAGCTCGCGATGCACGTGGTGAACCTGTGCATCGCCGTGGACCCGCAGCGGGTCGCCGTCGGCGGCGGCCTCACCGGCATCGGTACCCCGCTGTTCACCGCGCTGCGCGCCCGCCTCGACGCCGCCGTACCGTTCCCACCCGAGCTGGTTCCGGCCCGGTTCCGCACCGACGGCGCCCTGCACGGCGCCCTCGCCCTTGCCACCGACGCCTACCGCTCCTGA
- a CDS encoding DUF5829 family protein: MVMSRALGRRILVLAAVLAVALTTAVVGAPGRAGAAAHHPWPGRQLLFFNHAYGVFDRATADAIEHSDYLRDFANLQVRTTTGAGGETWTGRYLLGHQTYLELFGIGDVPGKDGELGAGGMGVSTEHAGDLQTVIDRLPAEGVPDPIPFQQTRDFGDGVPVPWFDSVSTTEQYDTFSAWAMEYRPEYFADPRSGTAPAAYPGDVSRDRYLPDDYRDHLMRDVTGIELAITRGDLDSTLPLLRAGGFVVRAGAAGAVAVRGGTTIRLDAVPVDQVGLRRITLSLNHPTGSRHTETIGHSALVVGPGPRAVWTFATT, from the coding sequence ATGGTGATGTCGCGGGCGCTGGGGCGCCGGATCCTCGTTCTCGCAGCGGTACTGGCGGTGGCGCTGACCACCGCGGTCGTCGGTGCGCCCGGCCGGGCCGGCGCCGCGGCGCACCATCCCTGGCCCGGCCGGCAACTGCTGTTCTTCAACCACGCCTACGGGGTGTTCGACCGCGCCACCGCGGATGCCATCGAGCACTCCGACTACCTGCGCGACTTCGCGAACCTGCAGGTGCGCACCACCACCGGCGCGGGCGGCGAGACCTGGACCGGGCGCTACCTGCTGGGGCACCAGACCTACCTGGAACTGTTCGGCATCGGTGACGTGCCTGGCAAGGACGGCGAGCTCGGTGCCGGTGGGATGGGCGTGTCGACCGAGCACGCCGGCGACCTGCAGACCGTCATCGACCGGCTGCCGGCCGAGGGCGTGCCGGACCCGATCCCCTTCCAGCAGACCCGCGACTTCGGCGACGGGGTGCCGGTGCCGTGGTTCGACTCGGTCTCCACCACCGAGCAGTACGACACGTTCAGCGCCTGGGCGATGGAGTACCGGCCGGAGTACTTCGCCGACCCGCGCAGCGGCACCGCGCCCGCCGCGTACCCGGGCGACGTGAGCCGCGACCGGTACCTCCCGGACGACTACCGCGACCACCTGATGCGCGACGTGACCGGCATCGAGCTGGCCATCACCCGCGGCGACCTGGACAGCACGCTGCCGCTGCTGCGGGCCGGCGGATTCGTCGTGCGGGCGGGTGCTGCGGGCGCGGTCGCGGTGCGCGGTGGCACCACCATCCGGCTCGACGCGGTACCGGTCGATCAGGTCGGCCTGCGCCGGATCACCCTGTCGCTCAACCACCCCACCGGCAGCCGGCACACCGAGACGATCGGCCACTCCGCCCTCGTCGTCGGCCCCGGCCCCCGCGCCGTCTGGACCTTCGCAACAACCTGA
- a CDS encoding MBL fold metallo-hydrolase, with translation MTSTRLTVLGFRAGRPDAESACSGYLVEHGDTRILVDCGPGIATQLLARGLEHRLDAVVLTHLHQDHMFDVVPLAFSRLLTPTPPPRIPLLVPDDSIEALRALDHWVAVPTDPAVGRPLATAFEIAPLVRDGASPVRLAGEVSVTAFAARHAVPSASLRFALGDRTLAFSSDTGWCDGVLAAATGADVFVCECTYLDAEPAMLAEHGHLTAELTGRLGQAAGVGRLVVSHLLGYDDEKSFAAARAAAGPVPVTAARAGLVVPVEPAAR, from the coding sequence GTGACGAGTACCCGACTGACCGTCCTGGGCTTCCGGGCCGGCCGACCCGACGCGGAGTCGGCCTGCTCCGGCTACCTGGTCGAGCACGGTGACACCCGGATCCTGGTGGACTGTGGGCCAGGCATCGCCACCCAGCTGCTCGCCCGCGGCCTGGAACACCGGCTGGACGCGGTGGTGCTCACCCACCTGCACCAGGACCACATGTTCGACGTGGTACCGCTGGCGTTCAGCCGGCTGCTGACGCCCACGCCACCGCCGCGGATCCCGCTGCTGGTGCCTGACGACAGCATCGAGGCGTTGCGTGCCCTGGACCACTGGGTCGCGGTACCCACCGACCCGGCCGTCGGCCGGCCGCTTGCCACCGCGTTCGAGATCGCGCCGCTGGTCCGGGACGGCGCGAGCCCGGTCCGGCTCGCCGGCGAGGTGAGCGTGACCGCGTTCGCGGCCCGGCACGCGGTGCCGAGCGCATCGCTGCGGTTCGCGCTGGGCGACCGTACGCTCGCGTTCTCGTCCGACACCGGCTGGTGCGACGGCGTGCTCGCCGCCGCCACCGGCGCGGACGTGTTCGTGTGCGAGTGCACGTACCTGGACGCCGAGCCGGCCATGCTCGCCGAGCACGGCCACCTCACCGCGGAGTTGACCGGCAGGCTCGGCCAGGCGGCCGGCGTCGGCCGGCTGGTGGTCAGCCACCTGCTCGGGTACGACGACGAGAAGTCGTTCGCCGCCGCCCGGGCCGCGGCCGGTCCGGTCCCGGTGACCGCGGCGCGCGCCGGCCTGGTGGTACCGGTCGAGCCGGCGGCACGATAG
- a CDS encoding DeoR/GlpR family DNA-binding transcription regulator: MTQRRKDPGSRQQDVAAYLMQVGTASAQDLADRFDVSLVTAHRDLDELARRGLVRKFHGGVTAQPSSVFESNVAYRRQLAVEAKREIARAAVTLIEPGMSVLFDDSTTTLELAELAADIDPLTVITNFAPIVSLLQGRRNVRLIALGGEYNESHDSFLGAPCHAAARSLHADLGFFSFAGVADGGVYHQEQEIVVTKRALLAVPGRRVLLVDHGKLGRTALHRVAELPEFERLVTDSGADPAAVGELTDGRVAVTVAAG, from the coding sequence ATGACGCAGCGACGCAAGGATCCGGGATCGCGTCAGCAGGACGTCGCCGCGTACCTGATGCAGGTCGGTACGGCAAGCGCTCAGGATCTGGCCGACCGGTTCGACGTCAGCCTGGTCACCGCGCACCGCGACCTGGACGAGCTGGCCCGCCGCGGCCTGGTCCGCAAGTTCCACGGCGGCGTGACCGCGCAGCCCTCCAGCGTGTTCGAGAGCAACGTCGCCTACCGGCGCCAGCTCGCCGTCGAGGCCAAGCGCGAGATCGCCCGCGCCGCGGTCACCCTGATCGAGCCCGGCATGTCGGTGCTGTTCGACGACTCGACCACCACGCTGGAGCTGGCCGAGCTCGCTGCCGACATCGACCCGCTGACCGTGATCACCAACTTCGCCCCGATCGTGTCGCTGCTGCAGGGCCGCCGGAACGTGCGGCTGATCGCGCTCGGCGGCGAGTACAACGAGTCGCACGACTCGTTCCTCGGCGCCCCGTGCCACGCCGCGGCCCGCTCGCTGCACGCCGACCTCGGCTTCTTCTCCTTCGCCGGCGTCGCCGACGGCGGCGTGTACCACCAGGAGCAGGAGATCGTGGTGACCAAGCGGGCGCTGCTCGCCGTGCCGGGTCGGCGCGTGCTGCTCGTCGACCACGGCAAGCTGGGCCGCACCGCCCTGCACCGGGTCGCCGAACTGCCCGAGTTCGAGCGGCTCGTCACCGACTCCGGCGCCGACCCGGCGGCCGTCGGGGAGCTGACCGACGGCCGCGTCGCCGTCACCGTCGCGGCCGGCTAG
- a CDS encoding glycoside hydrolase family 76 protein — MRAAVAGGLAALIALAGAPATAAPASDAARAAASYRALQTYFAAADGSGLYREQYPVQANDNVYSYEWPYSQVHGATLDLTGMPGALGARYRDDLADRDTGQQRYWLASGGTTGVPGYASYPVAPYGGGGDFFYDDNEWVGLFDVQRYLAGGDRAALRRARRIFDLVVSGWDTDDSHADPGGVFWTQASWSHDRNTVSNMPGAELGLRLYQITGQRSYLDWARRMYDWTNAHLLGPDGLYYDHLDLAGTVEQTYWSYNQGVPVGVDVLFYQVTHDRDYLARARRTAEAAYDYYVGQGRLAAQPPYFNAIFFKNLLLLESVTGGHTYRDAMRDYANDVWDTNRDGGTGLFDFDHNGETQAIQQAAMVQIYAVLAWSPHRYQLLY; from the coding sequence GTGCGCGCCGCCGTGGCGGGCGGCCTCGCCGCCCTGATCGCCCTGGCGGGCGCCCCGGCGACCGCGGCACCGGCGTCCGACGCGGCTCGCGCCGCGGCGAGCTACCGGGCGCTGCAGACCTACTTCGCCGCCGCGGACGGCTCCGGCCTGTACCGCGAGCAGTACCCGGTGCAGGCGAATGACAACGTTTACTCGTACGAGTGGCCGTACTCGCAGGTGCACGGCGCGACGCTGGACCTGACCGGCATGCCCGGCGCGCTCGGCGCCCGGTACCGCGACGACCTGGCCGACCGTGACACCGGCCAGCAGCGGTACTGGCTCGCCTCCGGCGGCACCACCGGGGTGCCGGGCTACGCCTCCTACCCGGTGGCGCCGTACGGCGGGGGCGGCGACTTCTTCTACGACGACAACGAGTGGGTCGGGCTGTTCGACGTCCAGCGCTACCTCGCCGGCGGCGACCGGGCGGCACTGCGGCGCGCCCGCCGGATCTTCGACCTGGTCGTGTCCGGCTGGGACACCGACGACAGCCACGCCGACCCCGGCGGAGTGTTCTGGACCCAGGCGAGCTGGAGCCACGATCGCAACACGGTCTCGAACATGCCCGGCGCCGAGCTCGGCCTGCGGCTCTACCAGATCACCGGCCAGCGTTCCTACCTCGACTGGGCCCGCCGGATGTACGACTGGACCAACGCGCACCTGCTCGGCCCGGACGGGTTGTACTACGACCACCTCGACCTCGCCGGCACGGTGGAGCAGACCTACTGGTCGTACAACCAGGGGGTACCGGTCGGCGTGGACGTGCTGTTCTACCAGGTCACGCACGACCGCGACTACCTGGCGCGGGCGCGCCGGACCGCCGAGGCGGCGTACGACTACTACGTCGGGCAGGGGCGGCTCGCGGCGCAGCCCCCGTACTTCAACGCGATCTTCTTCAAGAACCTGCTGCTGCTGGAGTCGGTGACCGGCGGGCACACCTACCGGGACGCGATGCGCGACTACGCCAACGACGTCTGGGACACCAACCGCGACGGCGGCACCGGGCTGTTCGACTTCGACCACAACGGCGAAACGCAGGCGATCCAGCAGGCGGCGATGGTGCAGATCTACGCGGTACTGGCCTGGAGCCCGCACCGGTACCAGCTGCTGTACTGA